The segment GGCGATGGCGATCCCGCGGGCCTTCTTATCCACCCCCGACGGCGTGCTCTGAATCATCAGGGTGGTGACGACCTCGGTGCGCTCGTCGTCGGTCAACGCCACCCGGGCTTCAATGTGGCTGACGCCTTTGCCGACGGCGTCGGCGAACTCGATCCCGACCCCACCGAGGCGCTGGGCCCGGGTCAGCGCCGACAGCCGGTGCGCGGCCCGCCCCACCCGCACGGCTCGATACGCCGCACCGGGGGCCACCCCGATGTTGGTGAGCAGATCGGCCCCCGACCGTAGGTGCCGCCGCGCCGGAATCCCGGCCCGCTCGGCGGCCACGACCGCGGAGGCGATGACATGATCAGCCAGGTTGCGCAGGGTGACCGCGGCGGCCAGCACCGCCACCACGGCCTCGTCGTCAACACCGCGGCGGGGAGCGTCGAGCAGATGAAACAGGGGGCGATCCTCCTCCCGCGCGGCGACAGGGGTGAGGTCATCGATCAACGCGTCAACAAACGTGTCGAGATCAGTGGCGTCCATAGGGATACCGGCTTTCACAGAAGGTGCCCGCACGGGGGCACGATCAGTCAATACGGTCCGCAGGGCCCCAAAGGGGCCATCGAACCTCGCGGCGACCGGAGTCGCGGTCTGAGCTCACCGGATGATGGCAGGAGCTACATCGCATTCGAACTTATGTTCGACTATACGTGCGAATGTCAACCTGTGCAAGGGGTTTCTCGACGAATGTGGCTATGAGTTCCGGTGACGATGCTCCGCGCACGAGGTTCGGGGCGGCTCGCCGGGGCTCTGGCCTAGTCGAGGTGCAGTGGCGCCGGGTGAACCGTCCGCCAGTGCTCGGCGATCTCGATGCGCCGTGCCACCCACACCCGGTCGTGCGATTGCACGTGGTCCAGGAACCGCTGCAATGCCGCGGCCCGTGCGGGCCGGCCGACCAACCGGCAGTGCATACCGACCGACAGCATCTTCGGTGCTCCGGCAACACCTTCGGCGTAGAGCACATCGAATGCGTCGCGCAGGTGCGCGTAGAACTCTTCCCCGTTGGCGAACCCGGCAGGCGAGGAGAATCGCATGTCGTTGGTGTCCAGGGTGTACGGCACCACCAGATGATCCTGGTCGCGCACCGTCACCCAGTACGGCAGATCGTCGGCATAGGAGTCCGAGTCGTAGACGAACCCGCCGTGCTCGACCACCAGGTCACGGGTGTGCGGAGAATCCCGGCCGGTGTACCAGCCCAGCGGGGCCGCGCCGGTCAGGTCGGTAAGGATCTGCACCGCCTCGGCCATATGGGCACGTTCGGTGTCCTCGCCGATCAGCTGATAGGACTTCCAGCGCAGGCCGTGGCAAGCGATTTCGTGGCCCAGCTCCGAGAATGCCGCCACCGCTTCGGGATTGCGCTGCATCGCACGGGCCACCGCGAAGATCGTCAACGGCAGACCGCGCTGTTCGAAGATCCGCAGAATTCGCCACAGCCCGGCGCGTGAGCCGTACTCGTACATCGACTCCATGCTCATGTGACGATTGCCGAACGGTTCGGCCGGAGTCATCTCGGACAGGAATGTCTCCGACGCCGGATCCCCGTCCAGGATCGAGTTCTCTGATCCCTCTTCGTAATTCAGCACAAACTGCACGGCGATCGCCGCGCCGCCGGGCCACCGGGGGTCGGGGATGTCGCGCCCGTACCCGACGAAGTCCCGCGGGTACGTCACGCCAGCTCCCCGAACAGCCGGAGCCGGGCCAGCCCGCCATCGGGGTAGATGTCCAGCCGCACCTCGGTCAACACATCGTCGGCGTCGATGAGGAACTTGTGTCTGGTGTCGGGTAGCAGGTCGGTACGCGCCAGCAGTTCGACCGCCGTTCCGTCGGCCCGGAAACCGGTGAGCGCGGCCGCACCGGGGGAGTTGCCGATGAAATAAGAGGTGTCGATCTCGGCCAGGTTGATCCTGCC is part of the Mycobacterium adipatum genome and harbors:
- the puuE gene encoding allantoinase PuuE, with product MTYPRDFVGYGRDIPDPRWPGGAAIAVQFVLNYEEGSENSILDGDPASETFLSEMTPAEPFGNRHMSMESMYEYGSRAGLWRILRIFEQRGLPLTIFAVARAMQRNPEAVAAFSELGHEIACHGLRWKSYQLIGEDTERAHMAEAVQILTDLTGAAPLGWYTGRDSPHTRDLVVEHGGFVYDSDSYADDLPYWVTVRDQDHLVVPYTLDTNDMRFSSPAGFANGEEFYAHLRDAFDVLYAEGVAGAPKMLSVGMHCRLVGRPARAAALQRFLDHVQSHDRVWVARRIEIAEHWRTVHPAPLHLD